Proteins encoded within one genomic window of Pristis pectinata isolate sPriPec2 chromosome 5, sPriPec2.1.pri, whole genome shotgun sequence:
- the LOC127570794 gene encoding proline-rich protein 15-like, translating into MADGGKTSWWKSMTMKKKPKELTDKGAGQENGQFSTDKTSVRESKHSHPMEEKEYLEPKLENGFSEKNTRRNLKISRSGRFKEKRRVRATLPESPKFFEGNGKANDEN; encoded by the coding sequence ATGGCCGACGGCGGGAAGACCAGCTGGTGGAAGTCGATGACCATGAAGAAGAAGCCGAAGGAGCTGACGGACAAGGGGGCGGGGCAGGAGAACGGACAGTTCTCCACAGACAAAACATCGGTCCGGGAAAGTAAACATTCCCATCCGATGGAGGAGAAAGAATATTTGGAGCCCAAACTGGAGAATGGCTTCAGCGAGAAGAACACGCGAAGGAACCTGAAGATCTCCCGGTCGGGACGGTTCAAGGAAAAGCGCCGGGTCCGGGCCACCCTGCCCGAGAGCCCCAAGTTTTTTGAAGGCAATGGGAAGGCGAACGATGAAAATTAA